Proteins encoded together in one Flavobacteriales bacterium window:
- the bla gene encoding subclass B1 metallo-beta-lactamase translates to MRALRPLILAVPLFLAQCTAPPRPAFQPKEVHRSDALIVEQVSQNAFVHTSTKQTNDFGLVPCNGLVVRNEGEAIVFDTPTHDNAATELIRWVQDSLHCRITAVIPTHFHDDCLGGLKAFHAQGIPSYAHKRTIALAAADSVEVPQHGFADSLHLTVGNERITATFHGEGHTKDNVVGHFPSEDVLFGGCLIKELDASKGYLGDANVETWSGTVEAVKKAYPAVKVVVPGHGQYGDARLLDYTIGLFRAEQ, encoded by the coding sequence ATGCGTGCCTTACGTCCCCTCATCCTGGCCGTGCCTCTTTTCCTCGCACAGTGCACAGCGCCTCCACGGCCGGCCTTCCAGCCGAAGGAGGTTCACCGATCGGATGCGCTCATCGTGGAGCAGGTCTCCCAGAACGCCTTCGTGCACACCAGCACCAAGCAGACCAACGACTTCGGCCTCGTGCCGTGCAATGGCCTGGTGGTGCGCAACGAAGGCGAGGCCATCGTGTTCGACACGCCCACCCACGACAACGCGGCGACCGAGCTGATCCGCTGGGTGCAGGACAGCCTGCACTGCCGCATCACCGCGGTCATCCCCACCCACTTCCACGACGACTGCCTCGGCGGCTTGAAGGCCTTCCACGCGCAGGGGATCCCCTCCTACGCCCACAAGCGCACCATCGCCCTGGCCGCGGCCGATAGCGTGGAGGTCCCGCAGCACGGCTTCGCGGACAGCCTGCACCTCACCGTGGGCAACGAGCGCATCACCGCCACCTTCCACGGCGAAGGGCACACGAAGGACAACGTGGTGGGGCACTTCCCCAGCGAGGACGTGCTCTTCGGCGGCTGCCTGATCAAGGAGCTCGACGCCAGCAAAGGCTATCTCGGCGATGCGAACGTCGAAACGTGGTCCGGCACGGTGGAAGCGGTGAAAAAGGCCTACCCCGCGGTGAAGGTGGTGGTGCCCGGCCACGGGCAATACGGGGATGCCAGGTTGCTGGACTACACGATCGGGTTGTTCCGGGCGGAACAGTAG
- the wecB gene encoding UDP-N-acetylglucosamine 2-epimerase (non-hydrolyzing) has protein sequence MKKILIVVGTRPNFIKVTRFKQVAAQRGTLDVRIVHTGQHFSANMADVFFDQFGLVPDRFLNIGAGSPNTQMAQVMLGLEAVIAEEKPDLVMVVGDVNSTLAAAITANKMGARIGHLESGLRSHDRSMPEEHNRVLTDAITDHFFITEQSGLDHLRKEGRPEAALHFVGNTMIDTLVAFEPQVQASPVLQELGLGEGGHVLMTIHRPATVDVPERLAALLDLIADVCTSGRKVVFPIHPRTVKHIEAFGLKAKADAIEGLVRTEPLDYFAFQKLVATCGFILTDSGGIQEESTFRRVPCLTLRPNTERPITVTLGSNELVPLDMDAVRAAIARIENGSFKKGEVPPLWDGHATERIVEVLERVL, from the coding sequence ATGAAGAAGATCCTCATCGTCGTCGGCACCCGCCCCAACTTCATCAAGGTCACCCGCTTCAAGCAGGTGGCCGCGCAGCGCGGCACGCTCGACGTACGCATCGTGCATACCGGCCAGCACTTCAGCGCCAACATGGCCGATGTGTTCTTCGATCAGTTCGGCCTGGTGCCCGACCGCTTCCTGAACATCGGCGCCGGCAGCCCGAACACGCAGATGGCCCAGGTGATGCTGGGGCTGGAGGCCGTGATCGCCGAGGAGAAGCCGGACCTGGTGATGGTGGTGGGCGACGTGAACAGCACGCTGGCCGCGGCCATCACCGCCAACAAGATGGGTGCGCGCATCGGGCACCTCGAGAGCGGACTGCGCAGCCATGATCGCAGCATGCCCGAGGAGCACAACCGTGTGCTCACCGATGCGATCACCGACCATTTCTTCATCACCGAGCAGAGCGGGCTGGACCATCTGCGGAAGGAGGGAAGGCCCGAGGCGGCGCTGCACTTCGTGGGCAACACCATGATCGACACGCTGGTGGCCTTCGAGCCGCAGGTGCAGGCCTCGCCGGTGCTGCAGGAGCTCGGGCTCGGAGAGGGCGGCCACGTGCTCATGACCATCCACCGCCCCGCCACGGTGGACGTGCCCGAGCGGCTGGCGGCCCTGCTGGACCTGATCGCCGACGTGTGCACCTCCGGCCGCAAGGTGGTGTTCCCGATCCACCCGCGCACCGTCAAGCACATCGAGGCATTCGGGCTGAAGGCCAAGGCCGATGCCATCGAGGGACTGGTGCGCACGGAACCCCTGGACTACTTCGCCTTCCAGAAGCTGGTGGCCACCTGCGGCTTCATCCTCACCGACAGCGGCGGCATCCAGGAGGAGAGCACCTTCCGCCGCGTGCCCTGCCTCACCCTGCGGCCCAACACCGAGCGACCCATCACCGTGACCTTGGGCAGCAACGAACTGGTGCCGCTGGACATGGACGCCGTGCGCGCCGCCATCGCCCGCATCGAGAACGGCAGCTTCAAGAAAGGCGAAGTGCCCCCGCTGTGGGACGGCCACGCCACGGAGCGGATCGTGGAGGTGTTGGAGCGGGTGCTGTAA
- a CDS encoding NAD(P)-dependent oxidoreductase, with product MSKKVLITGGAGFIGSALSKHLQELGHEVFVQDDLSFGRRHLAGVPDARFFQADIRDRQATQAVFDATRPNWVLHLAAVHFIPYCNEHPVVAADININGTISVLDAAQAKGSVEQVFVASTAAVYPIAAGAMMEDGALGPMDIYGTTKLATEKLASEFHLRTRIPAVVGRFFNAFGPNETNPHLFPTIQRQILDGARTLKLGNLDPKRDYIHTADMGRAMSALRNAGIEGYDTFNIGRGIEYSVREIVEAFERQLGEKLTIEVDPARVRKVERMHLLADVRKLKQATGWEPKWGIDEGVATLLKENVE from the coding sequence ATGTCCAAGAAGGTCCTGATCACCGGTGGCGCGGGCTTCATCGGCTCCGCGCTCAGCAAGCACCTGCAGGAGCTGGGCCATGAGGTGTTCGTGCAGGACGACCTGAGCTTCGGGCGGCGCCACCTGGCCGGCGTGCCCGATGCGCGATTCTTCCAGGCCGACATCCGTGACCGGCAGGCCACGCAGGCCGTGTTCGACGCCACGCGCCCCAACTGGGTGCTGCACCTGGCCGCCGTGCACTTCATCCCGTACTGCAACGAGCATCCGGTGGTGGCGGCCGACATCAACATCAACGGCACCATCAGCGTGCTCGATGCGGCGCAGGCCAAGGGCAGCGTGGAGCAGGTCTTCGTGGCCAGCACCGCCGCGGTATACCCGATCGCCGCAGGCGCCATGATGGAGGACGGTGCGCTGGGCCCCATGGACATCTACGGCACCACCAAATTGGCCACCGAGAAGCTCGCGAGCGAGTTCCACCTGCGCACGCGGATCCCTGCGGTGGTGGGCCGCTTCTTCAACGCCTTCGGGCCGAACGAGACGAACCCGCACCTGTTCCCCACCATCCAGCGGCAGATCCTGGATGGGGCGCGCACGCTGAAGCTCGGCAACCTGGATCCCAAGCGCGACTACATCCACACCGCCGACATGGGCCGCGCCATGAGCGCCCTGCGCAACGCCGGGATCGAGGGCTACGACACCTTCAACATCGGACGCGGCATCGAGTACAGCGTGCGCGAGATCGTGGAGGCCTTCGAGCGCCAGCTCGGCGAGAAGCTCACCATCGAGGTGGATCCCGCCCGGGTGCGCAAGGTGGAGCGCATGCACCTGCTGGCGGATGTGCGCAAGCTGAAGCAGGCCACCGGCTGGGAGCCGAAGTGGGGGATCGATGAAGGCGTGGCCACGTTATTGAAGGAGAATGTAGAATGA
- a CDS encoding T9SS type A sorting domain-containing protein: MKWPEPYRMACFPAERKGWRIAPLLGAYPNPAQDRVMISYPEGAELGTLEFFDAQGRLMRTIALQGRKAFVEVDLGGWSEGLYLARLLFEGHRVGETKFNVVK, from the coding sequence ATGAAGTGGCCCGAACCCTACCGCATGGCCTGCTTCCCCGCCGAACGCAAGGGCTGGCGTATTGCCCCGCTGCTGGGTGCCTACCCCAACCCCGCACAGGACCGGGTGATGATCAGCTACCCCGAAGGCGCCGAGCTCGGCACCCTGGAGTTCTTCGATGCACAGGGGCGGCTGATGCGGACCATCGCGCTGCAGGGCCGCAAGGCCTTCGTGGAGGTCGACCTGGGCGGCTGGAGCGAAGGCCTCTATCTGGCCCGCCTGCTCTTCGAGGGCCACCGGGTCGGCGAGACCAAATTCAACGTGGTCAAATGA
- a CDS encoding glycosyltransferase family 4 protein, whose product MHVALCTDGVFPQAMGGMQRHSRLLAEHLARGGNVKLTVLHPHAVGIFDPALGIEEVHLPDIDKHKLYIRELWRYSDRVGMELERIKPDVILSQGFCVWKGIDRFSDRLIIHPHGLEMFQMLTRKERLLGWPFRAGLRYMVRNSAVVISLGGKLTGILQGLAKGSDCRVVVIPNATEVPQVPRDKGQGSSINAGPLPLLFVGRFAFNKGLDVLLAVARRLVAEGRTDLVRFQLAGDGPLLEDLKRDLPPNVALLGRVDDAQLNTLYADCAALILPTRFEGMPTVVLEAMARAKPIIVSDVGASGELVNPHNGYLLPPDDAEALYQAVVAFAGRTAEVRARMGEYSFARVNELFSWPVVVRRFEALFAELVSGARR is encoded by the coding sequence ATGCACGTCGCTCTCTGCACCGACGGCGTTTTCCCCCAGGCCATGGGCGGCATGCAACGGCATTCGCGGCTGCTGGCGGAGCACCTGGCCCGTGGCGGCAACGTGAAGCTCACCGTGCTGCATCCGCATGCGGTCGGCATCTTCGATCCAGCGCTGGGCATCGAGGAGGTGCACCTACCCGATATCGATAAGCACAAGCTGTACATCCGCGAGCTCTGGCGCTACAGTGACCGGGTGGGGATGGAGCTGGAACGCATCAAGCCGGATGTGATCCTGTCGCAGGGTTTCTGTGTGTGGAAGGGCATCGACCGCTTCAGCGATAGGCTGATCATCCACCCGCACGGGCTGGAGATGTTCCAGATGCTCACGCGCAAGGAGCGTCTGCTGGGCTGGCCGTTCCGTGCGGGACTGCGCTACATGGTGCGGAACAGCGCGGTGGTGATCAGCCTGGGTGGTAAGCTCACCGGCATCTTGCAGGGACTTGCCAAGGGCAGCGACTGTCGTGTGGTGGTGATCCCGAACGCGACGGAGGTCCCACAAGTACCAAGGGACAAGGGACAAGGATCAAGCATCAATGCCGGGCCGTTGCCACTGTTGTTCGTGGGCCGCTTCGCGTTCAACAAGGGGCTGGATGTGCTGCTTGCCGTGGCGCGGCGCCTGGTGGCCGAAGGCCGCACCGACCTGGTCCGCTTCCAACTGGCGGGTGATGGGCCGCTGCTGGAGGACCTGAAGCGCGATCTGCCGCCGAACGTGGCGCTGCTCGGCCGCGTGGACGATGCGCAGCTGAACACGCTGTACGCCGATTGTGCCGCGCTGATCCTGCCCACACGGTTCGAGGGCATGCCCACGGTGGTGCTGGAGGCCATGGCCCGCGCGAAGCCGATCATCGTGAGCGACGTGGGTGCCAGCGGCGAACTGGTGAACCCGCACAACGGCTACCTGCTTCCCCCCGATGACGCCGAGGCCCTCTACCAGGCGGTGGTGGCGTTCGCCGGACGCACCGCGGAAGTGCGGGCCAGGATGGGCGAGTACAGCTTTGCCCGTGTGAACGAGCTCTTCAGCTGGCCCGTGGTGGTGAGGCGCTTCGAGGCGCTCTTCGCCGAGCTGGTGAGCGGAGCGCGTCGGTGA
- a CDS encoding glycosyltransferase: MPRPLLIVSHTFPPYRGIGGRRWMKFAKALARRGHAVHVIHSAAPDDLKGSPWTDDLDTPGITCHPLPQRYPTVLFKRPLTSAVDKVMYRVWGRVLPLLVKGNWFDKTVFWQRPFLDKACALIDRHGIRDVLITGAPFRLLYFGVLLKQRRPLHLVCDLRDTWTWQDGYGGALLSPERKAYERRLEEAVMAGSDRITTPHPAVVEHLMRTYPQHATKVRLLGHAIDPDELGPPRPEPSPALRRLIYAGSMYGAQEADRYFDQVMAAFEHLRSIAPDIFADASLDLYITGHGTENHRRLVEARGLQHHIRFHAPLPAKAIFPRIAAADAVLLFIPSMNRDVLGTKFTEVFHLRRPVIHVGDAGLVSHHIEQHRLGVSLRVEELAQELPRLMTGERRVTVDTAHDLSEHLLDHIAAGIERDLLSP, encoded by the coding sequence ATGCCCCGCCCGCTGCTCATCGTATCCCACACCTTCCCGCCCTACCGCGGCATCGGGGGCCGGCGCTGGATGAAGTTCGCCAAGGCCCTGGCCCGGCGCGGGCATGCCGTGCACGTGATCCACAGCGCCGCACCCGACGACCTGAAGGGATCGCCCTGGACCGACGACCTGGACACGCCGGGCATCACCTGCCACCCCCTGCCCCAGCGCTACCCCACCGTGCTCTTCAAGCGGCCCCTCACCAGCGCGGTGGACAAGGTGATGTACCGCGTGTGGGGCCGCGTGCTGCCGCTGCTCGTCAAGGGCAACTGGTTCGACAAGACGGTGTTCTGGCAGCGCCCCTTCCTGGACAAGGCCTGCGCGCTCATCGACCGGCATGGCATCCGCGACGTGCTGATCACCGGCGCCCCCTTCCGGCTCCTGTACTTCGGGGTGCTGCTGAAGCAGCGCCGACCCCTCCACCTGGTGTGCGACCTGCGCGACACCTGGACCTGGCAGGACGGCTACGGCGGCGCCCTGCTCAGCCCGGAGCGAAAGGCCTACGAGCGCCGCCTGGAGGAAGCGGTCATGGCGGGCAGCGACCGCATCACCACCCCGCACCCGGCCGTGGTGGAGCACCTCATGCGCACCTATCCGCAGCACGCCACCAAGGTGCGGCTCCTGGGCCATGCGATCGACCCCGACGAACTGGGACCGCCGCGGCCCGAGCCCTCGCCCGCACTGCGGCGCTTGATCTACGCGGGCAGCATGTACGGCGCGCAGGAGGCCGACCGCTACTTCGACCAGGTGATGGCGGCTTTCGAGCACCTGCGCAGCATCGCGCCGGACATCTTCGCCGATGCCTCGCTCGACCTCTACATCACCGGGCATGGCACCGAGAACCACCGCCGCCTCGTGGAGGCCAGGGGGCTCCAGCACCACATCCGCTTCCACGCCCCGCTGCCGGCCAAGGCCATCTTTCCCCGCATCGCCGCGGCCGACGCGGTGCTGCTCTTCATCCCCAGCATGAACCGCGACGTGCTGGGCACCAAGTTCACCGAGGTGTTCCACCTGCGGCGCCCGGTGATCCACGTGGGCGATGCGGGCCTGGTGAGCCACCACATCGAACAGCACCGGCTGGGCGTGTCGCTGCGCGTGGAGGAGCTTGCACAGGAACTGCCCCGGCTGATGACCGGTGAACGGCGCGTGACGGTGGACACGGCCCACGACCTCAGCGAGCACCTGCTCGACCATATCGCCGCTGGCATCGAACGGGACCTGCTGTCGCCCTGA
- a CDS encoding DUF5615 family PIN-like protein, producing the protein MLRITHERDAMLITEDKDFGELVFRLRAVHAGVALVRRPGTPATGRDHFPCGTDPRK; encoded by the coding sequence GTGCTGCGTATCACCCATGAGCGTGATGCCATGCTGATCACGGAGGACAAGGACTTTGGGGAACTCGTCTTCCGCTTACGGGCTGTGCATGCAGGAGTCGCTCTGGTCCGCAGGCCCGGAACACCAGCTACAGGCCGAGATCATTTCCCGTGCGGTACGGATCCGCGGAAATGA
- a CDS encoding T9SS type A sorting domain-containing protein, whose amino-acid sequence MFTDRFRPLWALCAAGLWVHAPVHAQTDPLWISGSQAIHFPAPGGAAVTTSALPTSFDPNLADAFEYQGATASMAQNVQADGTCDVRFFIVDGRVYNGDGLLIADRSDDPDCEVCMLPGGPHVFIAPIRGSCDRYLVMAPEIDTDREEEYTIKVRFGILDMSLVNDHPYYTTNNLTVMGRFLSNTDNAMVDDFDYWDPQLGGMSITWVNGNSQAYLADWTLPFSLTGHPDVVRIDAAALANGDQVIGLESAAALNFLLNTDRGPHYVDGTGKAQPEADWNAERSVRGELELHRSGTQLLVAYSGYVRAGGGPSIHTLGVIHSAFDLNGLPGALPLIGGQGYPRIYEVEHYTDGTGLAQEDHFGNPIEHPRVGGVEFSPNGDHIYYLKSSYHAAPHTNFGVIDRSLLPPNGVSPLAIGPYTETRKLADSELELNVDATGNAEVLYAIGTSGVGQYWLGAFADPDVPDPANWQPNAVTLGTPATYGGINAVEYRLLNGRIRGDEHILTLQDGSCCLEAHLARVEPTLYSLTGTNTPATAWQPGQNPFQGGPTLVVFDQDVVVQPGAHLYVKDMVWRFASTARLIVRKGASITFTDCTLSSFDCPDQRWPGVRVEGQTNNPLQSGTNQGQLRLTNSTVSNAVIGVHCAQELANGAIDPAGFGGVVRAVGCQFVDNINGVRIEQYHRYGSLGNELNNICLFSNCGFLTTADYPGLGNTVPQNMALLFDVNGVRFTNCAFENQAYGSFPGPDQRGRGIMAWAASFTCTGGMNYPLHGFRNLTAGVLSADHDPDFVTTVDGMDFTNNKVGLYDLGSDDPIYTNNHVSTLDVDPLTGEATIGFFLMQSNRYTVERNSFTKPATATAPSAGIWFKGPQPEDNRIYDNSFVDLDFGCVVEGDHHTPGPITQIPIGLQMLCGYHENNFVDQFVLPLGYIRREQGNNSPSPQQSANNQFSPGADCDPGSPGPSLHAFVYAMFNYGLDVNYHYYDNANSPQMRPECIEDINGNDLSVTGFWFYDLFDHAQPVAFNAEADCDKGDLDEFQQGLQELQADYEGKLAVLHSAIASYNGTVDGGERPDLLDAIADPVAWPSHLLRDLLLTNGPLSDQVLVAAIRREVAMDPWHLTQVLIDNSPLKKDVEIVLDESEALSEFFRALLAQYEEGASARDLLEQELAIRHTDKAVAQRRLVQAVAQDSTLEGRNDTLALIFGRDTLHWGDRYLYMLHLANRDFTAAHALANGLLQVPANEGLVAYGELLEDMQGDPNSVSAPPIAELEALAFGEENSGAAQAWTRLLQLGATDSLPQGWVPEPYRSAFYPPVKHTGNMAPLLGAYPNPAQDRVMISYPEGAERGTLEVFDAQGRLMRTIALQGRKAFVEVDLSGWSEGLYLARLLFEGHRVGETKFNVVQ is encoded by the coding sequence ATGTTCACCGACCGTTTCCGACCGCTTTGGGCGCTCTGCGCCGCTGGTCTCTGGGTGCATGCTCCGGTCCACGCGCAAACGGACCCCTTGTGGATCTCCGGCTCGCAGGCCATCCACTTCCCCGCGCCGGGCGGAGCCGCCGTCACAACATCAGCCCTGCCCACGTCATTCGATCCGAACCTCGCCGATGCGTTCGAGTACCAGGGCGCCACGGCCTCGATGGCCCAGAACGTACAGGCCGACGGCACTTGCGATGTCCGCTTCTTCATCGTGGATGGCCGGGTGTACAATGGTGATGGCCTGCTCATCGCCGACCGGTCCGACGACCCGGATTGCGAGGTCTGCATGTTGCCTGGCGGTCCGCATGTGTTCATCGCGCCCATCCGCGGGAGCTGCGATCGCTACCTGGTGATGGCCCCGGAGATCGACACCGACCGCGAGGAGGAATACACCATCAAGGTGCGGTTCGGTATCCTGGACATGAGCTTGGTGAACGACCATCCGTACTACACCACCAACAACCTGACGGTGATGGGCAGGTTCCTGAGCAACACCGACAATGCGATGGTGGACGACTTCGACTACTGGGACCCGCAGCTCGGCGGCATGTCGATCACGTGGGTGAACGGCAACAGCCAGGCCTATCTCGCCGACTGGACGTTACCCTTCTCGTTGACCGGTCATCCGGACGTTGTGCGGATCGATGCGGCAGCGCTGGCCAACGGCGATCAGGTGATCGGGCTGGAGTCCGCCGCCGCGCTCAATTTCCTGCTCAACACCGACCGTGGGCCGCACTACGTGGATGGCACCGGAAAGGCACAACCTGAAGCGGACTGGAATGCCGAGCGCAGCGTGCGGGGCGAGCTGGAACTGCATCGCAGCGGCACCCAACTGCTGGTGGCCTACAGCGGTTATGTGCGCGCTGGGGGCGGTCCCTCGATACACACCCTGGGGGTGATCCACTCCGCCTTCGACCTCAACGGCCTGCCGGGTGCGCTGCCCCTGATCGGTGGCCAGGGCTATCCGCGGATCTATGAGGTGGAGCACTACACCGATGGCACCGGGCTGGCGCAGGAGGACCACTTCGGGAACCCGATCGAGCATCCGCGCGTGGGCGGGGTGGAGTTCTCGCCGAACGGCGACCACATCTACTACCTGAAGAGCAGCTACCACGCCGCACCGCACACGAACTTCGGGGTCATCGACCGCAGCCTGTTGCCGCCGAACGGGGTGTCGCCGCTGGCGATCGGCCCCTACACCGAGACACGCAAGCTGGCCGATTCGGAACTGGAACTGAACGTGGACGCCACGGGCAATGCGGAGGTGCTCTACGCCATCGGCACCAGCGGCGTGGGGCAATACTGGCTGGGCGCTTTTGCGGACCCCGACGTGCCCGACCCCGCCAACTGGCAGCCCAATGCCGTCACCCTGGGCACCCCGGCCACCTACGGCGGCATCAACGCCGTGGAATACCGCCTGCTGAACGGACGCATCCGGGGCGATGAGCACATCCTGACACTGCAGGACGGCAGCTGTTGCCTGGAGGCCCACCTGGCGCGTGTGGAGCCCACGCTCTACAGCCTCACAGGAACCAATACGCCAGCCACGGCGTGGCAACCGGGCCAGAATCCCTTCCAAGGCGGTCCGACCCTGGTGGTGTTCGACCAGGACGTGGTGGTGCAGCCGGGCGCCCATCTCTATGTGAAGGACATGGTCTGGCGCTTCGCATCCACCGCCCGGTTGATCGTACGGAAAGGCGCATCGATCACCTTCACCGACTGCACCCTCAGCAGCTTCGACTGCCCCGACCAGCGCTGGCCGGGTGTGCGTGTGGAGGGGCAGACCAACAACCCGCTGCAGAGCGGCACCAACCAGGGGCAATTGCGCTTGACGAACAGCACCGTGTCCAATGCCGTCATCGGTGTGCATTGTGCACAGGAACTGGCCAATGGCGCCATCGATCCGGCCGGTTTTGGCGGCGTGGTGCGCGCGGTGGGGTGCCAGTTCGTGGACAACATCAACGGGGTGCGGATCGAGCAATACCATCGCTATGGCAGCTTGGGCAATGAGCTGAACAACATCTGTCTGTTCAGCAACTGCGGCTTCCTCACCACTGCGGATTACCCCGGGCTGGGGAACACGGTGCCGCAGAACATGGCCCTCCTCTTCGACGTGAATGGTGTGCGATTCACGAATTGCGCCTTCGAGAACCAGGCCTATGGGAGTTTCCCGGGGCCCGACCAGCGCGGAAGGGGCATCATGGCCTGGGCGGCGAGCTTCACCTGCACCGGCGGCATGAACTACCCGCTCCATGGCTTCCGCAACCTCACCGCAGGGGTCCTCAGCGCCGACCACGACCCGGACTTCGTGACCACCGTGGACGGGATGGACTTCACGAACAACAAAGTGGGGCTTTACGACCTGGGCAGCGACGACCCCATCTACACCAATAACCACGTGAGCACGCTGGATGTGGACCCGCTGACCGGCGAGGCCACCATCGGCTTCTTCCTGATGCAGAGCAACCGCTACACCGTGGAACGCAACAGCTTCACCAAGCCGGCCACCGCCACCGCCCCCAGCGCGGGCATCTGGTTCAAAGGCCCGCAGCCGGAGGACAACCGGATCTACGACAACAGCTTCGTCGACCTGGACTTTGGCTGCGTGGTGGAAGGCGATCACCATACCCCAGGGCCCATCACACAGATACCGATCGGCCTGCAGATGCTCTGTGGCTATCACGAGAACAACTTTGTGGACCAGTTCGTGTTGCCGCTGGGCTACATCCGCAGGGAACAGGGGAACAACTCCCCTTCCCCTCAGCAAAGTGCCAACAACCAGTTCAGCCCCGGTGCCGACTGCGATCCAGGAAGCCCTGGGCCTTCGTTGCACGCGTTCGTCTATGCCATGTTCAACTACGGCCTGGATGTCAACTACCACTACTACGACAATGCCAACAGCCCGCAGATGCGCCCCGAGTGCATTGAGGACATCAACGGCAACGACCTTTCCGTCACGGGCTTCTGGTTCTATGACCTGTTCGACCATGCTCAGCCCGTTGCATTCAATGCTGAGGCCGATTGCGACAAAGGGGACCTGGACGAATTCCAGCAGGGCCTACAGGAGCTGCAAGCGGACTATGAGGGGAAGCTCGCCGTACTGCACAGCGCCATCGCCAGCTACAACGGCACTGTGGACGGTGGCGAGCGGCCCGATCTGCTGGACGCCATCGCCGATCCGGTGGCCTGGCCGAGCCATCTGCTTCGCGATCTGCTGCTTACCAACGGCCCATTGAGCGATCAGGTGCTGGTGGCCGCCATCCGGCGCGAGGTGGCCATGGACCCCTGGCACCTCACCCAGGTGCTGATCGACAACAGCCCCTTAAAGAAGGACGTGGAGATCGTGCTGGACGAGAGCGAGGCTCTCTCTGAGTTCTTCCGCGCCCTGCTGGCCCAATACGAGGAGGGCGCCAGCGCCCGGGACCTGTTGGAACAGGAGCTGGCGATCCGCCATACCGACAAGGCCGTGGCCCAGCGGCGACTGGTGCAGGCCGTGGCCCAGGACAGCACCCTGGAGGGCAGGAACGACACGCTTGCCTTGATCTTCGGTCGTGACACCCTGCATTGGGGCGACCGATATTTGTACATGCTGCATCTGGCCAACCGGGACTTCACGGCCGCGCACGCCCTGGCGAACGGTCTGCTACAGGTGCCGGCGAACGAGGGGCTGGTGGCCTACGGCGAATTGCTGGAGGACATGCAGGGTGACCCCAACAGCGTAAGCGCACCGCCGATCGCCGAACTGGAGGCCCTGGCCTTCGGGGAGGAAAATAGCGGGGCCGCCCAGGCCTGGACCCGGCTCCTTCAACTGGGCGCCACGGACAGCCTACCGCAGGGCTGGGTGCCCGAACCCTACCGCAGCGCCTTCTACCCGCCCGTGAAGCACACGGGGAACATGGCTCCCCTGCTGGGTGCCTACCCGAACCCCGCACAGGACCGGGTGATGATCAGCTACCCCGAAGGCGCCGAGCGGGGCACCCTGGAGGTCTTCGATGCACAAGGGCGGCTGATGAGGACCATCGCGCTGCAAGGCCGCAAGGCCTTCGTGGAGGTCGACCTGAGCGGCTGGAGCGAAGGCCTCTATCTGGCCCGCCTGCTCTTCGAGGGCCACCGGGTCGGCGAGACCAAATTCAACGTGGTGCAATGA
- a CDS encoding DUF433 domain-containing protein: MLDWHQHIAADPQVMYGKPCIKGTRIPVDPILDKLAAGQTMEDLLEGYPQLTREQVQVCLQFGADAIRNDIDLPFAS; this comes from the coding sequence ATGCTTGACTGGCATCAGCATATCGCCGCGGATCCGCAAGTGATGTACGGCAAACCGTGTATCAAGGGCACACGCATTCCCGTGGATCCGATCCTGGACAAGCTTGCAGCCGGCCAGACCATGGAGGACCTGCTCGAAGGCTACCCGCAGCTCACGCGCGAGCAAGTTCAGGTCTGCTTGCAGTTCGGCGCGGACGCGATCCGCAACGACATCGACCTACCCTTCGCCTCCTGA
- a CDS encoding PIN domain-containing protein, whose protein sequence is MDTNILIRMFANDTSVVDLLDGADIHLSFITEIELLATSRITQAQAKRIRAFLDQCLIIGAEPEVRRYAIDFRKQTGLKLPDCIIAATAAYLNMPLVTGDRGFDKLQDEIALYRL, encoded by the coding sequence GTGGACACGAACATCCTGATCCGGATGTTCGCGAACGACACGTCCGTGGTCGATCTTCTCGATGGCGCGGACATCCACCTTTCGTTCATCACGGAGATCGAGCTGCTGGCCACTTCGCGTATTACGCAGGCACAAGCAAAGCGGATCCGCGCCTTCCTGGACCAATGCCTGATCATCGGCGCAGAGCCCGAAGTACGCCGGTACGCGATCGACTTTCGTAAACAGACCGGGCTGAAACTGCCGGACTGCATCATCGCCGCAACGGCGGCATACCTGAACATGCCCTTGGTGACCGGGGACCGGGGCTTTGATAAGTTACAGGACGAGATCGCTTTGTACCGGCTCTAG